From a single Oreochromis niloticus isolate F11D_XX linkage group LG3, O_niloticus_UMD_NMBU, whole genome shotgun sequence genomic region:
- the LOC102076888 gene encoding uncharacterized protein LOC102076888: MAALRPSTVLTGVFIFYLLGHLYCEGQKEVKVRRGEDATLECYGPSGATDILLRWTKPDLQTEDYVIYLKDGHFQEHLQNDLFKGRVELKDSKWMTNGNFSVILQNVTMEDSGTYECEAAYNNQPVQLLNRTSLMVEEPGQTGGQSGDGGEEAGVKESGSVGLIAGLIVPAVLVIVGGGAVFIYRTYRRRQNPDYQPPEDQGL; encoded by the exons ATGGCGGCGTTACGACCATCGACTGTCCTGACGGGAGTATTTATCTTCTATCTACTGGGACATCTTTACTGTGAAG GCCAAAAAGAGGTCAAAGTCAGACGAGGAGAAGATGCCACTCTGGAGTGTTACGGTCCCAGTGGTGCTACTGACATACTGTTAAGGTGGACCAAACCTGACCTGCAGACAGAAGATTATGTCATTTACTTAAAAGATGGTCATTTTCAGGAACACCTCCAGAATGACTTGTTTAAAGGTCGGGTGGAGCTGAAGGATTCAAAATGGATGACGAATGGAAACTTCTCAGTGATTCTCCAGAATGTCACCATGGAGGATTCTGGAACATATGAATGTGAAGCAGCATACAACAATCAGCCAGTTCAGCTTTTGAACAGAACCAGCCTGATGGTAGAAGaaccag gtcagacaggaggacaaagTGGAGATGGAGGGGAGGAGGCTGGAGTAAAGGAGAGTGGTTCTGTTGGACTGATAGCTGGTCTGATAGTTCCTGCTGTGCTTGTTATTGTTGGTGGTGGTGCTGTTTTTATCTACAGAACATA TAGACGTAGACAAAATCCAGATTACCAGCCCCCTGAGGATCAGGGGCTTTGA
- the LOC106098112 gene encoding uncharacterized protein LOC106098112, translated as MEGLDEVTVSVLKANKPADIDSPDTHCPATLAKHYSTLQTLFNIKNPNHQDVSQLLDLEFSARRAFIDSNTIREEDRHKKVLEAYPCFKDIGHVMEELHRILDKDNGNFVNELKGRWQDFCQKVQFFGVWKKTLKPPMGMDKAEQALEILRVLPSLFPSTSAPPKRARDASEALVHVLEDQEDPNTYLMKRPLSCPVLIASPSNCILAVGDVPITTFPKDEVTEGALYLMAYYYTLHLTYPKCVATLLSVIQTEVLLDKINERDLTSSYKKSMADWNAFIGQ; from the exons ATGGAAGGACTGGATGAGGTCACAGTGTCGGTTTTAAAGG CAAACAAGCCTGCAGATATCGACAGTCCAGACACCCACTGTCCAGCAACCTTGGCCAAACACTACAGTACCCTACAAACTTTGTTTAAtataaaaaacccaaaccacCAGGATGTCTCTCAGCTCCTGGATTTGGAATTTTCAGCCAGAAGAGCATTCATTGATTCAAATACTATTCGCGAGGAGGACAGACACAAAAAGGTTCTAGAAGCATATCCTTGCTTCAAGGACATTGGACAT GTGATGGAGGAGCTTCATCGCATTTTGGATAAAGATAATGGCAACTTCGTCAATGAACTGAAGGGAAGATGGCAAGATTTCTGCCAGAAGGTGCAGTTTTTTGGTGTATGGAAAAAGACGCTGAAGCCCCCAATGGGAATGGATAAAG CTGAACAGGCTCTTGAGATCCTGCGTGTGCTGCCATCACTGTTCCCATCCACCTCTGCTCCTCCAAAGAGGGCACGGGATGCGAGTGAGGCTCTGGTGCATGTCCTTGAG GACCAAGAAGACCCTAATACCTATTTGATGAAACGTCCTCTCTCCTGCCCAGTCCTGATCGCGAGTCCGTCCAACTGCATCCTAGCGGTAGGAGATGTGCCAATAACCACGTTTCCAAAAGACGAGGTTACGGAGGGTGCTTTATACCTTATGGCCTACTATTATACCCTACATCTTACATACCCAAAGTGTGTAGCCACTCTGCTTTCCGTCATACAGACGGAGGTTCTCTTGGACAAAATCAATGAGCGAGATCTCACATCATCTTACAAGAAGAGCATGGCTGACTGGAATGCTTTTATTGGCCAGTAG
- the LOC102079611 gene encoding uncharacterized protein LOC102079611: protein MIWRCFICYVFLALSLRQRLSHINTMHSRSPDFRVVCGIDGCPSEYRVYNSFYYHVKRTHARHLLGVEADEEEGSTRHGLPEAGERTAPINQTNASSSVTDEGSSIPTLTSGFQEDGEGHLNLDFYKHATAFLLQAKETHRLTQRAVNHIVSGVQQYQAVLLEHLKQEMSDMIERHSGDLDQLKSDGIGVFDQFVDPFTQIASTHLQDKTIKELLKPVEPEIIVTKQTICYSKRGDSRVLAIKDHCFHYIPLVKSLEQLLSHPRILAMIDERPKPCKDGFLHDFIDGDIFKWHPLFIKVPTALQLILYTDEIELCNPLGSQANKNKLLLIYYTLGNISPKYRSRLPAIRLLAMVKSKDLSRCGIDEIFERINRDLIELCDGVQVVTASGERTIHGALISVCGDTLAQHEVAGFKEGVGFAYSKCRHCECHFEDMQEKFNEDLFVKRTMASHNRQCNDIEKASTDFLKDNLKITYGINRRNTLTESPHVDIINQTPQDIMHVILEGVAPYEIKCVLKNLVLSGQMNLDSFNSAILCFPYSPVDVRDKPCPISVSTLSSNDNKLKQSAGQMLVFLKILPFLMDKIGENHYTQMLRNMLEIIKILFSPIIAVSTLSRLKLLIELHLKHFKQLFPDENIIPKQHYLLHLPSQIKALGPTVRHMCMRFESKHCFFKQWALKSSFKNICKSLVKHNQLYECSQNVHEKHPIFFQVKSTWVQPLR, encoded by the exons ATGATTTGGCGTTGCTTTATATGCTACGTGTTTTTAGCATTGAGTCTGAGACAACGTTTGAGTCACATTAATACCATGCACAGCCGCAGCCCTGACTTTCGCGTGGTGTGTGGAATTGATGGCTGTCCGAGTGAGTACAGAGTGTATAACTCCTTCTACTATCACGTAAAGCGGACACACGCGCGTCACCTTCTCGGAGTGGAAGCGGATGAGGAGGAAGGATCAACCCGCCACGGTTTACCTGAAGCAGGTGAAAGGACGGCTCCAATCAACCAAACTAACGCCAGTTCTTCAGTAACTGACGAGGGCTCAAGCATCCCCACACTAACC AGTGGATTTCAAGAAGATGGAGAGGGTCACCTGAATCTTGACTTTTATAAACATGCAACTGCATTTCTTCTTCAAGCCAAGGAAACTCATCGACTGACACAG AGAGCTGTTAACCACATCGTGAGTGGAGTCCAGCAATATCAGGCCGTATTATTGGAGCACCTAAAACAAGAAATGAGTGACATGATTGAGAGACATTCTGGGGACCTGGATCAACTAAAGAGTGATGGAATAGGGGTATTTGACCAGTTTGTTGACCCTTTCACTCAAATTGCTTCCACCCATTTGCAGGACAAGACCATCAAAGAACTGTTAAAACCAGTTGAACCAGAGATTATtgtcacaaaacaaacaatctGTTATTCGAAGCGTGGAGACTCCAGAGTTCTTGCCATTAAGGACCATTGTTTTCATTACATACCGTTGGTGAAAAGTTTGGAGCAGCTGCTATCACATCCAAGAATACTTGCAATGATTGATGAGAGGCCAAAGCCATGCAAGGATGGCTTTCTTCATGATTTCATTGATGGAGACATTTTTAAGTGGCACCCACTGTTTATTAAAGTCCCAACAGCATTACAGTTGATTTTATATACAGATGAAATTGAACTATGCAATCCTCTTGGATCTCAGGCAAACAAGAACAAGCTGTTATTGATTTATTACACCTTAGGTAACATCAGCCCTAAGTACAGATCAAGACTTCCTGCTATTCGTCTGCTTGCCATGGTAAAATCAAAAGATCTTTCCCGTTGTGGTATAGATGAGATATTTGAGAGGATTAACCGTGACTTAATTGAGCTGTGTGATGGTGTCCAAGTTGTCACTGCAAGTGGTGAGAGGACAATTCATGGGGCACTCATATCTGTGTGTGGAGACACTCTAGCTCAGCATGAAGTGGCTGGATTTAAGGAAGGAGTGGGTTTTGCCTACAGTAAATGCAGGCACTGCGAATGCCACTTTGAAGACATGCAGGAAAAATTTAATGAAGATTTGTTTGTTAAAAGGACCATGGCCAGTCATAACAGGCAATGTAATGACATTGAGAAGGCAAGTACTGACTTTCTGAAAGACAATCTAAAAATAACGTATGGTATAAACAGGAGAAACACGTTAACAGAATCTCCTCACGTTGATATAATCAATCAAACCCCACAAGACATCATGCATGTTATTCTTGAAGGCGTTGCCCCATatgaaatcaaatgtgttttaaagaaTCTTGTGCTTTCAGGGCAAATGAACTTGGATTCATTCAATAGTGCAATTCTGTGTTTCCCTTATTCTCCTGTTGATGTGAGGGATAAGCCTTGCCCCATATCTGTCAGTACGCTGTCGTCAAATGACAATAAATTGAAACAGTCAGCTGGGCAGATGCTGGTTTTCTTAAAGATCCTTCCATTTCTTATGGACAAAATTGGAGAAAATCATTACACACAAATGCTACGTAACATGTTAGAGATCataaaaattctgttttcacCTATTATTGCTGTCTCAACTCTCTCCAGACTGAAGCTTTTAATAGAgctgcatttaaaacatttcaaacaactgtttccagatgaaaatattaTACCTAAACAGCATTATTTACTGCATCTTCCTTCTCAGATTAAGGCTCTTGGTCCTACAGTGAGGCATATGTGTATGCGCTTTGAGTCAAAACATtgtttcttcaagcagtggGCTCTGAAAAGTAGTTTTAAGAATATTTGTAAATCTCTTGTGAAGCACAACCAGCTTTATGAATGTAGTCAGAACGTGCATGAGAAACATCCCATTTTTTTTCAAGTGAAGTCGACATGGGTCCAGCCTCTGAGGTGA